The window GGTGAAATTTGCGCAATAGAGACATGCTTATTCTCACCATAAATAAGCTTTTCATAAATTTCATCAGAAACGATTAGAATATTTTTTTGTAAGCAAACTTCTCCAAGTGCTTCTAACTCCACTTGACTATATAACATCCCAGTCGGATTGCTCGGAGAGTTAATGATAACTGCTTTTGTTTTTTCAGTAATTACTTGTTTTAATTGCTCAGGGGTTATTTTATAATCATTCTCTTCTGAACCTTCAACATATACTGGAACTCCTCCAGCTAATTTTACTTGCTCGGGATAACTTACCCAATAAGGAGTTGGAATGATCACTTCATCCTCATCATCTAGTAAAACCTGGAACAATGTATAAAGAGCATGTTTTGCCCCACATCCAACGATGATCTCGTTAAGAGCGTAATCAATGCCTTGATCTCTCTTGAATTTCTTGGCAATTTCTTCTTTTAATCCCTGCAACCCTGCGGCTGGAGTATATTTTGTGTGCCCTTCATTCATCGATATAACAGCTGCATCGATAATATGTTGAGGGGTATTGAAGTCTGGCTCCCCAGCACCCAATCCGATGACATCATGTCCTTGTAATTTTAATTCTTTTGCTTTAGCTGTAATAGCAAGAGTCGTAGATGGTGTTAATGATTTGACTCTTTTTGCTAATTGAATCTCCATTCTCCTAGCACTCCTTTTCACATATTCTCGACTTTTCGAAGCCATTCTCCTGTTTCAAAATCAACATAATAATAATTTATCAAATTATTATGCGAAAGGTAATAAATTTCCCAACATTGTTGTTTTTTTATCATAGCTAATTTAACTGAAATTATTTTTTGGGGGTTTTCTTCTTGAAGTAACTTGGTAACGGCCTGTTGTTGTGTGATTCCATCCTTTGCTTTTCGAACAGTTACATCACCATTTTTTGCTGATACCCAAACTATGACTTTTTGCTTCTGTTGATTTATCCCTTTTAGCACATAATAAGTCTCATTGCCATTGTATATTTGAACATCTTGAATCTCAACGAGTTTAACCTTTTTATTTGCGGCTGCGATGGCTTTTTCTTCTGCCAACTTTACCGGGTTTAACGCTCGTAAATAAACAATTGAAAATAAAGCAATTATTAACAATAAAATTCCTATTCCACTTAAAATCCATTTTCTCACAAATTATCACTTCTTTATGTACGATATAAAGTAAAAATCGCTTTATTTTGATCTTACCAGTCCAAAGCAAGCCCAAACATTAAGTCCGCTCTTTTAATGTCCAATTTAAGCATCCACAATTTTTATATAAATCCGGATTATGTTGGACTTTCACTGTAGATATAATCTCAACTTTACTCTCCATTGTAATCCCTCCTATAAGCCAGCAATATTTGTCAATCATACTGTTGCCCAAATTGGGTACAATAATATTAAGATTCTAACATATTATAGCAGTGTATGACTTCAGAAGTTTATCATTTATGCTAATTCCGATAAAAATTTTTCTAGTCCACACATATTTTTTGGCTACGCTATTGTTCCAAGCGTAGCTCTTTTCTTTGGCTCTGTTAAATAGAATGTTGCTTTCCGTTCCAGGCACTCGCGCACCTTAGGGGCGGAGACGGTGAGCCTCCTCGGCGCAAAGCGCCTGTGGGATCTCACCTGTCCCGCTGCTCCCGCAGGAGTCTTCGCGCCTTCTACTCCAATCAACATTGTGCAAAAAATCAACATTAAGCTTTAAAATAGCCTTTTCTTTTGGAAAGTATTTTATCCGGCCCTCATCACCTTATCATTGAAGCCAGCTATGAATGGATTGAACAATTTCCTCAATCTTTTGTTTTTTTATAGAAATCTTAGGAATAGATTGAAGAAATGCTCTGCCATATTTTGTTGTTACAATCCGCCGATCAAAAACAATAATGATTCCCTTGTCAGATTTGGTTCGTATCAATCTGCCAAAACCTTGTTTAAAACGTAACACTGCCTCTGGTAAGCTATATTCTGAAAAGGGATTCCCCCCCTGCTGGTTGATAATTTCACACTTTGCAGCAGTGATGGGTTCGTCAGGAGGTGAAAATGGTAACCTGACAATAATAAGACAAGAAAGATCTTCCCCTGGAATATCCACACCTTCCCAAAAACTACTTGTTCCTAACAATATTGCCTTGTCAAAACGTTGAAAGTTTCTCGTTAACCTCGTCCTACTCCCGCTCGTGATTCCTTGCGCCATTATGGCAAAATCGCTCAGAAAACCGCTATCTCTAATTAAATCATAGGTGGCTTTCAACATCTCATGTGACGTAAATAGAATGAGCATTCTACCCTTAGTAGCTTCAGCTATCGAGATAATATGTTCTGAAATAGCTGCCACATATTCCTCTTGTGGAACGGTATTAATTTCAGGTAAATCTTCTGGTATGATCAATTGGACTTGCTTTTCATAATGAAATGGTGAAGCTATCACCTTTTGTTGACAGCTGTTTGGCGCTATACCCAATTCATTCATGGTGTATTGAAATGAATTTTTCACGGTCAAGGTAGCTGAAGTAACGATTATACTTTTCTTTTTATGAAAAAAATGGTCTTGTAAAAATTGTGCCACATTCACAGGATGTGCAAACACTGTTGTTGAATTTTGGACTGAACGTAAATCGATTTCAATCCACCTAACATAGTTTTCCTTTGGTGAAAGAAAGATGTCCTTTATATTTTGACGTAAATCAGAAAGCTCCACCAGAACTGAGGAAATTTCCTCTAAAAATGCTTTTTTGTCATCCGATAATGGTAAATTCCCCTTTTTAACAAGCATTAATCGCCCGTTTAGAAAATCAGTCGTATCCCTTAGGAGAAAAAAGAAGCGTTCTGCTTCCGTTACTAAAGCATTCCATTCTCTTCCTTGCTCATCCTTTTGTAATCTGTGTGATACTCTATTATACGAAGGCAACCTTTTATTTGTTTTACTTCTTCCAAAAATCGAAACAATTTTAAAAAATTCATCCATTCCATAAATCAAATCAGCAATTGACTTATTGACTACAAACGTATGAATAGCATTCTCTGTTGCCTTCTTACCCCCGAGTAAATTTTCTAGTCGATAAAATAACTGCTTTTGCTCATATAAACCAATTTGCCCTATTAGAAGACGAATTGTTAGATAATCGATTGTAATCCCAAAATACTTTCCAGATGCTTTTTCAAAATGGTGCCCTTCATCTATTACAGCAAAATCATATTCAGGAAGAATGGCTTGGTCTGACACAAGGTCAGACAGAAGCAGAGAATGGTTGGTAATAACTAGGTCAGCATGACTTGCTTCCTGACGAGCAATATGATAAAAATCATACGCTTGCCAATGTTTACCGTGCAAAAATTCTGTATGATCATGATTGATTTTGTTCCAATAAATTAAACCTCCACTTGATAAATTTAGCTCATCGCTGTCACCAGTTTCAGTTTCTGTTAGCCATACAAGTATTTGCATTTTTGTTAAGGTGGTATCGTAATTATCATCTTCTTCAACTAATGATTGTTCAAATTTAGCCAGACTTATGTAATGCCCTCTTCCTTTTAATATGCTTGTTTTAATCGTAAAAGGAAGCATTTTTTTTAATAATGGAATATCTTTTACCATTAGTTGTTGCTGTAATTGGGTTGTAAAAGTACTAACAACAATTGGTTTTCCAGTTTGTTTGGAAAATAGTGTAGCAGGAATGAGATATGCTAAAGATTTCCCAACCCCTGTTCCAGCTTCAATTAATGCATGCTGTTGCTTTTGAAAAGAATCAAAAATTGTATCCATCATGATAAATTGGCCTTCGCGCCTTTCATAGGCAGGAAAAACACAGTTTAACATTTTTTCTTTTTCTATATCAGAGATTGGATAGGGCATAGAAAAGTCTCCCTCTTTTTCAACCTCCTTATTTCCCTTCCTCAAGGCGAGGCCTCGATATATCTCCAGGTCGGGATGAATTTCTTCTATCCTCTGCCCCTTATTCAGAATGAGATCATCT of the Bacillus sp. 1NLA3E genome contains:
- a CDS encoding pyridoxal phosphate-dependent aminotransferase → MQLAKRVKSLTPSTTLAITAKAKELKLQGHDVIGLGAGEPDFNTPQHIIDAAVISMNEGHTKYTPAAGLQGLKEEIAKKFKRDQGIDYALNEIIVGCGAKHALYTLFQVLLDDEDEVIIPTPYWVSYPEQVKLAGGVPVYVEGSEENDYKITPEQLKQVITEKTKAVIINSPSNPTGMLYSQVELEALGEVCLQKNILIVSDEIYEKLIYGENKHVSIAQISPELRKQTIIINGVSKSHSMTGWRIGYAAGNQEIIKAMTNLASHSTSNPTTTAQYGAIAAYSGSQEPVEEMRKAFENRLNQIYGKLIDIPGVTCIKPQGAFYLFPNVKKAAELTGFSSVDEFSAALLEDAMVAVVPGSGFGAPDNLRLSYATSLELLEAAIERIHQFVNSKIK
- a CDS encoding cell wall elongation regulator TseB-like domain-containing protein, yielding MRKWILSGIGILLLIIALFSIVYLRALNPVKLAEEKAIAAANKKVKLVEIQDVQIYNGNETYYVLKGINQQKQKVIVWVSAKNGDVTVRKAKDGITQQQAVTKLLQEENPQKIISVKLAMIKKQQCWEIYYLSHNNLINYYYVDFETGEWLRKVENM
- the dinG gene encoding ATP-dependent DNA helicase DinG, whose translation is MNNKYVVIDLETTGNSPKRGDKIIQFAAVVINNGKITEQFSSLVNPQQKIPAFIEELTGLNDEMVKSAPLFSEIAETVAKMLEDAYFVAHNVLFDLSFLQEELLGSGCEGFFGPILDTVELARILFPTSDSYKLNDLAVQEGFIHERPHQADSDAYVTAELLLNFLTRLEKLPLKTLLQLSKLSGGLKSDIHLLLDDLILNKGQRIEEIHPDLEIYRGLALRKGNKEVEKEGDFSMPYPISDIEKEKMLNCVFPAYERREGQFIMMDTIFDSFQKQQHALIEAGTGVGKSLAYLIPATLFSKQTGKPIVVSTFTTQLQQQLMVKDIPLLKKMLPFTIKTSILKGRGHYISLAKFEQSLVEEDDNYDTTLTKMQILVWLTETETGDSDELNLSSGGLIYWNKINHDHTEFLHGKHWQAYDFYHIARQEASHADLVITNHSLLLSDLVSDQAILPEYDFAVIDEGHHFEKASGKYFGITIDYLTIRLLIGQIGLYEQKQLFYRLENLLGGKKATENAIHTFVVNKSIADLIYGMDEFFKIVSIFGRSKTNKRLPSYNRVSHRLQKDEQGREWNALVTEAERFFFLLRDTTDFLNGRLMLVKKGNLPLSDDKKAFLEEISSVLVELSDLRQNIKDIFLSPKENYVRWIEIDLRSVQNSTTVFAHPVNVAQFLQDHFFHKKKSIIVTSATLTVKNSFQYTMNELGIAPNSCQQKVIASPFHYEKQVQLIIPEDLPEINTVPQEEYVAAISEHIISIAEATKGRMLILFTSHEMLKATYDLIRDSGFLSDFAIMAQGITSGSRTRLTRNFQRFDKAILLGTSSFWEGVDIPGEDLSCLIIVRLPFSPPDEPITAAKCEIINQQGGNPFSEYSLPEAVLRFKQGFGRLIRTKSDKGIIIVFDRRIVTTKYGRAFLQSIPKISIKKQKIEEIVQSIHSWLQ